A window of the Phaseolus vulgaris cultivar G19833 chromosome 5, P. vulgaris v2.0, whole genome shotgun sequence genome harbors these coding sequences:
- the LOC137835098 gene encoding putative callose synthase 8, with protein MSEIVPAEPIEGIYFERGETSTASASTSEAPHVTLAITNGTNNEEYAPEPFDSERLPTVFASEIQRFLRVANLLGKEEPRVAYLCRVHAFVIAHNLDKNSSGRGVRQFKTSLLHRLEQDEHVTKKRGTSDIRELKNVYRAYRDYYSRHDKAFDLEQSRRQKLINARDIASVLFEVLKTVTDPAASQALIQGNAIHRKTEFNILPLEQGGIQHAIMQQPEIKAAIAVIRNVRGLPPAQDFKRHGSFVDLFDFLQHCFGFQEANVANQREHLILLLSNMQTRQTHNQTSALKLGEGGVDELMRKFFKNYTNWCKFLERKSNIRLPFVKQEAQQYKILYIGLYLLIWGEAANLRFMPECLCYIFHHMAYELHGILSGAISLTTWEKVMPAYGGEPESFLNNVVTPIYTVIRKEVDNCNGGASDHSIWRNYDDLNEYFWSPDCFKIGWPMRLDHDFFFVKSRTKPKADVKNDLGRSPGKTKGKKKREKRDEEEEQEDKKEEIHESQWLGKTNFVEIRSFWQIFRCFDRMWSFYILSLQAIIIIACHDLGTPLQLFDAIVFEDIISIFITSSILKLIQAILDVSFSWKARYTMEYSQKVKLVMKLVLAIIWTIVLPACYANSRRKYTCYSTKYGSLIEEWCFTSYMVAAAIYLTTNAVEVVLFFVPSVAKYIEVSNYKICRVLSWWTQPRIYVGRGMQEDQVSVLKYTLFWILVLSCKFLFSYTFEIKPLIAPTRQIMKIGVHYEWHELFPKVKSNAGAIVAVWSPVVIVYFMDTQIWYSVFCTIIGGLYGILHHLGEIRTLGMLRSRFDSLPSAFNVCLIPPSSKRGKKKRKGFLSNIFQKLPDEKNATAKFVVVWNQIVNQLRLEDLISNREMDLMMMPVSSELFSSKVRWPVFLLANKFSTALTIAKDFEGKEEILVKKITKDKYMFYAVRECYQSLKYVLEILVEGSMEKRIICDILSEIEKNIQETTLLQNFNIKVLPALHAKVVELAELLMEGEKDNQHKVVKALLDIFELVVNDMMVDSRILDMLQFPDQNECGFVYFRNDDQLFETVEMNRDFYPFSNENSIQFPLPENGPMMEKIKRFHLLLTVKETAMDMPANLDARRRISFFATSLFTDMPDAPKVHNMMPFCVITPHYIEDINFSLKELGSDKEEDSIIFYMQKIYPDEWTNFLERMGCENRRNLEDELEVEDLRQWASFRGQTLSRTVRGMMYYREALKLQAFLDMAEEEDILEGYETAERGNRALFARLEALADMKYTYVISCQSFASQKAMNDPRYQDMIDLMTRYPSLRVAYVEEKEKIVQGRTHKVYSSKLVKVVNGFEQTIYQIKLPGPPHLGEGKPENQNNAIIFTRGEALQTIDMNQDNYLEEALKMRNLLQEFLRRQGRRPPTILGLREHIFTGSVSSLAWFMSYQETSFVTIGQRLLANPLRVRFHYGHPDVFDRVFHITRGGISKASKTINLSEDVFAGFNSTLRRGCISYHEYLQIGKGRDVALNQISKFEAKVANGNCEQTISRDIFRLGRQFDFFRMLSCYFTTIGFYFSSLISVIGIYVFLYGQLYLVLSGLERALIVEARLKNVQSLETALASQSFIQLGLLTGLPMVMEIGLEKGFLTALKDFVLMQLQLAAVFFTFALGTKTHYYGRTLLHGGAKYRPTGRKVVFHASFTENYRLYSRSHFVKAFELLLLLIVYNMFRRSYQSDMAYVLITYAIWFMSLTWLCAPFLFNPAGFSWTKTVDDWKEWNKWIRQQGGIGIQQDKSWHSWWHDEQTHLRWSGLASRFAEILLSLRFFIYQYGLVYHLDISQHSKNFLVYVLSWIVIVAIFLLVKAVNIGRKLLSANYQLGFRLFKAFLFLAVLALIFTLSIICQLSLMDLFVCCLAFMPTAWGLILIAQAVRPKIEHTGLWDFTRALAREFDYGMGIVLFGPIAILAWLPIIKAFHARFLFNEAFKRHLQIQPILSGKKKKHRT; from the exons ATGTCAGAGATTGTGCCTGCAGAACCCATTGAAGGCATCTATTTCGAGCGAGGAGAGACATCAACAGCATCAGCATCGACATCAGAGGCACCCCATGTTACGTTGGCCATTACCAATGGCACCAACAACGAGGAATATGCTCCAGAACCCTTTGACAGTGAGAGGTTGCCAACAGTTTTTGCTTCTGAAATCCAAAGGTTCCTTCGAGTGGCTAACTTGCTTGGAAAGGAGGAGCCTCGTGTTGCATATCTTT GCCGTGTTCATGCCTTTGTGATTGCACACAACTTGGACAAAAATTCTAGTGGAAGGGGTGTTAGACAATTCAAAACTTCACTACTTCACAGACTTGAACAG GATGAGCACGTTACAAAAAAGAGGGGAACAAGTGATATTCGTGAGCTTAAGAATGTTTACCGTGCCTACAGGGATTATTATAGCAGACATGATAAAGCATTCGATTTAGAACAAAG TCGAAGACAGAAGTTGATAAATGCACGAGATATTGCTTCTGTTCTGTTTGAGGTGCTAAAGACAGTTACAGACCCAGCTGCTTCTCAG GCACTTATTCAAGGAAATGCAATCCATAGAAAAACTGAATTTAACATTCTTCCACTTGAGCAAGGAGGCATTCAGCATGCAATTATGCAGCAACCTGAG ATTAAGGCTGCCATTGCAGTTATTCGCAATGTTCGCGGTTTACCCCCAGCCCAAGATTTCAAGAGACATGGGTCCTTTGTGGATCTATTTGATTTTCTTCAGCATTGTTTTGGATTTCAG GAAGCCAATGTTGCCAACCAAAGGGAACATCTTATTCTACTCCTATCCAACATGCAAACTCGTCAAACTCACAACCAGACATCTGCTTTGAAG TTAGGGGAAGGAGGTGTGGATGAACTGATGagaaagtttttcaaaaactataCCAACTGGTGTAAGTTTTTAGAAAGGAAAAGCAATATCCG TTTACCTTTTGTGAAACAGGAAGCCCAgcaatataaaattttgtatattggGCTTTACCTGCTCATATGGGGGGAGGCAGCTAATTTGCGGTTCATGCCCGAATGCCTCTGCTATATTTTTCATCAT ATGGCATATGAATTGCATGGTATTTTAAGTGGTGCTATCAGCTTAACGACATGGGAAAAGGTCATGCCTGCATACGGAGGAGAACCAGAGTCTTTCCTTAACAATGTTGTCACACCAATATACACTGTTATAAGAAAG GAAGTTGACAATTGCAATGGTGGGGCATCTGATCATTCTATATGGAGAAACTATGATGATCTGAATGAGTATTTCTG GTCTCCTGATTGTTTCAAAATTGGTTGGCCCATGCGTCTAGATCATGACTTTTTCTTTGTAAAATCCAGAACTAAACCAAAAGCAGATGTCAAGAATGATCTTGGTAGGTCACCTGGTAAAACAAAAgggaagaaaaagagagaaaaaagggatgaagaagaagaacaagag GATAAAAAGGAGGAAATCCATGAATCACAGTGGCTGGGAAAGACAAATTTTGTAGAGATTCGTTCATTCTGGCAAATTTTTAGATGTTTTGATAGAATGTGGAGCTTTTATATTCTATCCCTTCAG GCCATAATAATCATTGCTTGTCATGACTTGGGAACTCCACTACAGTTGTTTGATGCCATAGTATTCGAGGACATAATTAGCATCTTCATTACCTCGTCAATTCTTAAACTAATTCAAG CAATTTTAGACGTTTCCTTCTCGTGGAAAGCAAGATATACGATGGAATATTCTCAAAAGGTGAAACTAGTGATGAAGCTGGTCTTAGCCATTATATGGACTATTGTCCTTCCTGCATGCTATGCTAATTCGAGAAGAAAATATACTTGTTATTCCACCAAGTATGGAAGTTTGATTGAGGAATGGTGCTTTACTTCCTATATGGTTGCAGCGGCAATATACCTGACAACTAATGCAGTTGAAGTTGTGTTATTTTTTGTCCCTTCTGTTGCCAAGTATATTGAGGTCTCTAATTACAAGATATGCAGAGTTTTGTCTTGGTGGACTCAG CCTAGAATCTATGTTGGTCGAGGGATGCAAGAAGACCAGGTTTCAGTTTTAAA GTACACATTATTCTGGATATTGGTGTTATCATGTAAATTTTTGTTTAGCTACACTTTTGAG ATAAAACCACTCATAGCACCTACCAGACAGATTATGAAAATTGGGGTGCATTATGAATGGCACGAGCTTTTTCCAAAAG TCAAGAGTAATGCCGGTGCAATTGTAGCTGTATGGAGCCCTGTAGTAATT GTATATTTTATGGACACCCAGATTTGGTATTCAGTTTTCTGTACAATAATTGGTGGACTTTATGGTATTTTGCATCACCTTGGTGAG ATAAGAACACTCGGAATGCTGAGAAGTAGATTTGACTCCTTACCTTCAGCATTTAACGTCTGTCTGATCCCACCATCTTCCAAACGtggtaaaaagaaaagaaaaggtttcCTCAGCAATATATTTCAGAAG TTGCCGGATGAAAAAAATGCCACTGCCAAATTTGTTGTTGTATGGAATCAAATTGTAAATCAACTACGTCTTGAAGACTTGATCAGTAACAG AGAGATGGATTTGATGATGATGCCTGTGTCTTCCGAATTGTTTTCTTCCAAGGTTCGTTGGCCTGTTTTCCTCTTGGCAAATAAG TTTTCTACAGCTTTGACCATTGCGAAAGATTTTGAGGGAAAGGAAGAGATTCTTGTCAAGAAAATTACAAAAGACAAATACATGTTTTATGCTGTAAGAGAGTGTTACCAGTCGCTAAAATATGTTCTTGAAATTCTGGTTGAGGGTAGCATGGAGAAAAG GATCATATGTGATATACTAAGCGAAATTGAAAAGAATATCCAAGAAACAACTCTTCTACAGAACTTTAACATCAAAGTTCTCCCAGCCCTACATGCTAAAGTTGTTGAGCTAGCTGAACTTCTG ATGGAGGGAGAAAAAGACAATCAGCACAAAGTTGTGAAAGCCCTGCTAGATATATTTGAGTTGGTGGTGAATGATATGATGGTTGATTCCAG AATATTGGATATGCTCCAGTTTCCCGATCAAAATGAGTGTGGCTTTGTCTATTTTAGAAATGATGATCAACTATTTGAAACCGTGGAAATGAATAGGGATTTTTATCCATTTTCCAATGAGAATTCTATCCAATTTCCATTGCCAGAAAATGGTCCTATGATGGAAAAG ATCAAGCGTTTTCATTTGTTGCTTACGGTCAAAGAAACAGCAATGGATATGCCTGCAAACTTAGATGCTCGAAGGCGCATATCATTCTTTGCTACCTCTTTGTTCACAGATATGCCTGATGCTCCAAAAGTTCACAATATGATGCCATTCTG TGTTATAACACCACATTACATCGAGGACATTAATTTTTCGCTTAAGGAGCTTGGTTCAGATAAAGAGGAGGACTCCATCATCTTCTACATGCAAAAGATATATCCAG ATGAATGGACAAATTTTTTGGAACGCATGGGTTGTGAAAACAGACGAAATTTAGAAGATGAACTCGAGGTAGAAGATCTTAGACAGTGGGCTTCATTCCGTGGCCAGACGCTAAGCAGAACAG TTAGAGGGATGATGTACTACAGAGAAGCCTTAAAATTACAAGCATTTCTTGACATGGCTGAAGAAGAAG ATATTCTTGAGGGTTATGAGACTGCTGAAAGAGGTAACCGTGCATTGTTTGCTCGTCTAGAAGCACTAGCAGACATGAAATACACCTATGTTATTTCCTGTCAATCATTTGCATCACAAAAGGCTATGAATGATCCACGTTATCAAGATATGATCGACTTGATGACAAG GTATCCATCTCTTCGTGTTGCTTATGTTGAGGAAAAGGAGAAGATAGTGCAGGGTAGGACTCACAAAGTATATTCATCTAAACTGGTTAAAGTTGTCAATGGTTTTGAACAG ACAATATATCAAATAAAACTACCAGGTCCACCACATCTTGGAGAAGGGAAGCCTGAAAACCAAAACAATGCAATAATATTCACTCGAGGTGAAGCACTCCAAACAATTGACATGAACCAA GATAATTACTTGGAAGAAGCTCTGAAAATGAGAAACCTTCTCCAAGAATTTCTTCGGCGCCAAGGAAGGCGTCCTCCTACAATACTTGGCTTAAGGGAACACATTTTCACAGGAAG TGTGTCTTCTCTGGCATGGTTCATGTCATATCAAGAGACCAGCTTTGTCACCATTGGTCAAAGGCTTCTCGCTAATCCTCTCAG GGTGCGGTTCCACTATGGGCATCCAGATGTATTTGATAGGGTCTTTCATATCACAAGGGGAGGAATAAGCAAAGCATCTAAAACGATTAACTTGAGTGAGGATGTTTTCGCTG GATTTAATTCAACACTAAGACGGGGATGTATTTCCTATCATGAATACTTGCAAATTGGCAAAGGTCGTGATGTAGCTCTTAACCAGATCTCAAAATTTGAAGCTAAGGTAGCAAATGGAAACTGTGAGCAAACTATAAGCCGTGACATATTCCGCCTTGGGCGGCAATTCGATTTTTTCCGGATGCTATCATGCTATTTCACAACAATTGGATTTTACTTCAGCAGCTTG ATTTCAGTGATAGGAATCTATGTATTTCTCTACGGGCAGCTATACCTGGTGCTTAGTGGGTTGGAAAGAGCGCTTATCGTTGAGGCTCGACTAAAGAATGTGCAATCCTTAGAAACAGCTCTTGCCTCCCAGTCATTCATACAACTTGGACTTCTGACAGGCTTGCCAATGGTGATGGAAATAGGACTTGAGAAAGGTTTCCTCACAGCTTTAAAGGACTTTGTCCTTATGCAATTGCAGCTCGCTGCTGTTTTCTTCACCTTCGCCCTTGGAACAAAAACACATTACTATGGTCGAACGCTTCTGCATGGGGGTGCAAAGTACAGACCAACTGGACGTAAAGTTGTCTTCCATGCTAGCTTCACTGAGAACTATAGATTGTATTCAAGAAGCCACTTTGTTAAGGCATTTGAGTTATTGCTGCTGTTGATTGTTTATAACATGTTCAGGAGGTCCTACCAAAGTGACATGGCATATGTGTTGATAACATATGCCATTTGGTTTATGTCTCTGACTTGGTTATGTGCACCTTTTCTTTTTAACCCTGCTGGGTTCAGTTGGACCAAGACAGTAGATGACTGGAAAGAGTGGAATAAATGGATCAGACAACAGGGTGGTATAGGAATTCAACAAGATAAAAGTTGGCATTCTTGGTGGCATGATGAGCAAACTCATCTTCGTTGGTCGGGTCTTGCTTCTAGGTTTGCTGAAATATTGCTTTCTCTCCGTTTTTTCATCTATCAGTATGGTCTGGTCTATCATCTAGACATCTCTCAGCATAGCAAAAACTTTTTGGTTTATGTCCTTTCATGGATTGTGATTGTTGCAATTTTCCTCTTGGTGAAG GCCGTTAACATTGGAAGGAAACTACTGAGTGCTAACTATCAGCTCGGATTCAGACTTTTCAAAGCATTCTTGTTCCTGGCTGTTCTTGCCCTCATCTTTACTCTTTCTATTATATGTCAATTGTCATTGATGGACCTTTTTGTTTGCTGTCTAGCATTCATGCCAACTGCGTGGGGTTTGATACTG ATTGCACAGGCTGTAAGGCCAAAGATAGAGCACACAGGGCTGTGGGACTTCACACGTGCACTTGCAAGAGAATTTGATTATGGAATGGGGATAGTTCTTTTCGGACCTATAGCTATTTTGGCATGGCTACCAATCATTAAAGCCTTCCATGCTCGTTTCCTTTTCAATGAGGCATTCAAAAGGCACTTGCAAATCCAACCAATTCTATcaggaaaaaagaagaagcacAGGACTTGA
- the LOC137833932 gene encoding uncharacterized protein, translating to MTIKDVLLVECLKYNLLSISHYVIKVEGVYGANTYLARQFLWRDLNFFTGLWCIMGDFNVVLSANDYKWVILVKNCFDHFPILASNSLRKGFLLGIQQNLETACLSDIDGFLCQEKITKEELDHALHCQYFFWKERAKMLWFKDGDRNTSFFHAVVKRRNNSSGIHRLRIDNEVTEDPKLIEDHILEFYKNLYAESFSNVPGTSNMEDFIGTYIPELVSSEENMMFIKCPDFLKIKNVVFNLSGNSALGLYGFYHFCWEIIGTDVCNVVQQFFKQHWVLPGMNSNVILVDRLALVAARIISPNQYGFMQGRQIKDCIGIASEVITMLSKKVRGGLSDGASIPDTISQFWTGCDWNIPLSL from the exons ATGACGATTAAAGATGTTCTGCTGGTTGAATGCTTAAAATATAACCTCTTAAGCATAAGCCATTATGTGATAAAGGTTGAAG gtgtttatggtgctaacacatacttgGCCAGACAatttttgtggagggatcttaATTTCTTCACAGGGCTTTGGTGTATTatgggagattttaatgttgtgctctCGGCGAATGACTACAAATGGGTG attcttgttaaaaattgttttgatcatttccctattcttgctagtaattctttaaGGAAG GGCTTCctccttggtattcaacaaaACTTAGAGACTGCTTGTTTGTCTGATATTGATGGGTTTctctgtcaagaaaagattactaaggaggagcttgatcatgctcttcattgtcaatattttttttggaaagaaagggctaagaTGTTATGGTTTAAAGATGGAGATCGAAATACTTCTTTTTTCCATGCTgtggtcaaaaggagaaataattctagtgggattcatcgtctacgaattgataatgaggttactgaggatcctaaactcattgaggatcatattttggaattttataaaaatctttatgctgagtctTTTTCTAATGTTCCGGGTACAagtaatatggaagattttattggtacttatattcctgagctagtttcctctgaggagaatatgatgttcattaaatgtcctgattttttgaaaatcaagaatgttgtttttaatcttagtGGTAATAGTGCTCTTGGTCTTTATGGTTTCTATCATTTTTgctgggaaattattgggacggatgtttgcaatgttgttcaacagttttttaaacaacactgggttctccctggaatgaacagtaatgtg atactggttgataggcttgcacttgtggctgctagaattatttctcctaatcaatatgggtttATGCAGGGTAGACAAATTAAGGATtgtattggtattgcttctgaagttattaccatgctttctaaaaaggttagaggag ggttatctgatggtgctagcattccggatacaatctctcagttttggacaggttgtgattggaatattcccttgtcTTTATAG